The following are encoded in a window of Gossypium raimondii isolate GPD5lz chromosome 13, ASM2569854v1, whole genome shotgun sequence genomic DNA:
- the LOC105772589 gene encoding ubiquitin C-terminal hydrolase 22: MCLRSSSYTSPKPCKHLADYKLRHAFNGYDSLQNCLKTTPIGRTRVDNHNTKIPRCNFCNGYQGRLYICLMCSSISCSTHILLHTQSKSGHDVAIDIERSELYCCLCCDQVYDPDFDKVVVSEQIKGLCPGRSNKRRRLDSGMELDLKKSKRLIAMRDGRAKSCYPLGLRGLNNLGNTCFMNSVLQALLHAPPLRNYFLSDHHNRDECKRRYGEKLCLLCEIGALVSAMFSGDRSPYSPAQFLYSWWQHSSNLASYEEQDAHEFFISVLDGIHEKESKVRNSSKDDGDCQCIAHRAFSGSLRSDVTCTICGFTSTTYDPCVDISLNLDTVNLSAAEKTGLSTLSGCLNLFTRAERLGSDSKLHCQNCQELRDTSKQLSISRLPLVLCLHIKRFEHSLIRKTSRKIDQYLQFPFALDMTPYLSSSIVRSRFGNRIFAFECENSDSSAEYEIFAVIAHSGMLESGHYVTYLHVNNQWYKCDDAWICEVDEGIVRASQCYMLFYVQKLLYYKANKDLSCNASVESR, translated from the exons ATGTGCTTAAGGAGCTCTTCGTACACAAGCCCCAAACCCTGCAAACACCTAGCAGATTACAAGCTCAGGCATGCTTTCAATGGCTATGATTCCCTCCAAAATTGCCTCAAAACCACCCCAATTGGAAGAACTAGAGTTGATAATCACAATACTAAAATACCCAGATGCAATTTCTGTAATGGGTATCAAGGCAGGCTTTATATTTGTTTGATGTGCTCATCGATATCATGTTCGACCCACATTCTTTTGCATACCCAATCCAAGTCCGGCCATGACGTAGCGATCGACATCGAAAGATCGGAGCTTTATTGCTGTTTGTGTTGTGATCAGGTATACGATCCTGATTTCGACAAGGTTGTCGTGTCTGAACAAATCAAGGGCTTGTGTCCTGGGAGATCGAACAAGAGGAGGAGATTAGATTCAGGGATGGAATTGGATTTGAAGAAGTCGAAACGGTTGATTGCAATGAGAGATGGGAGAGCTAAATCGTGTTATCCATTGGGATTAAGGGGATTAAACAATTTGGGTAATACTTGTTTTATGAACTCAGTGTTGCAGGCTTTGCTTCATGCTCCTCCTTTGAGGAATTATTTCTTGAGTGATCACCATAACCGTGATGAATGCAAGAGAAGATATGGTGAAAAGCTGTGCTTGCTTTGTGAAATTGGTGCTCTTGTTTCAGCTATGTTCTCGGGTGATCGATCCCCTTACAGTCCAGCTCAGTTTCTTTACAG TTGGTGGCAGCATTCATCGAATTTAGCTAGTTATGAGGAGCAGGATGCTCATGAGTTCTTCATTTCAGTTTTAGATGGGATCCATGAGAAAGAGAGCAAAGTAAGGAACTCTAGCAAAG ATGATGGAGATTGCCAATGCATTGCTCATAGGGCATTCTCGGGGTCGTTGAGATCTGATGTCACTTGTACGATTTGTGGATTTACTTCCACAACTTACGATCCTTGTGTTGATATTTCACTCAACTTGGACACGGTTAACTTGTCTGCAGCTGAGAAGACGGGTTTGTCTACTCTATCAGGTTGTCTGAACTTGTTTACGAGAGCAGAGAGGTTAGGTTCTGACTCGAAACTCCATTGTCAGAATTGTCAAGAACTACGGGACACATCGAAGCAACTGTCCATTAGTAGACTCCCATTGGTGCTTTGTTTACACATAAAGAGATTTGAACACTCTTTAATCCGAAAAACATCAAGGAAAATCGATCAATATTTGCAGTTCCCTTTCGCATTGGACATGACCCCATATTTGTCATCCTCGATTGTTAGAAGCAGGTTCGGGAATAGAATATTTGCTTTCGAATGTGAAAACTCCGATAGTTCAGCTGAATACGAGATATTTGCTGTGATTGCTCATTCGGGAATGCTGGAATCGGGGCATTATGTGACGTATCTGCACGTAAACAACCAGTGGTATAAATGCGATGATGCTTGGATATGTGAGGTTGATGAGGGGATAGTGAGAGCTTCACAGTGTTATATGTTGTTCTATGTTCAGAAACTGCTTTACTACAAAGCAAATAAGGATTTAAGTTGCAATGCGAGTGTGGAGTCCAGATGA
- the LOC105772590 gene encoding transmembrane 9 superfamily member 8: MESRSRSMHKLTAKICSFLFLFLAHAAHCFYLPGVAPEDFQKGDLLKVKVNKLTSIKTQLPYSYYSLPFCPPKKIVDSTENLGEVLRGDRIENSPYVFKMRDPQMCTVLCRITLDAKTAKQFKEKIDDEYRVNMILDNLPLVVPIRRSDQDSSTVYQLGYHVGLKGQYSGSKEDRYFIHNHLAFTVKYHRDPQTDSARIVGFQVKPYSIKHEYEGKWNEKSRLTTCDPHNKRTVVSSNTPQEVEAKKEIIFTYDVEYQESDVKWASRWDAYLLMNDDQIHWFSIVNSLMIVLFLSGMVAMIMLRTLYRDISRYNELETQEEAQEETGWKLVHGDVFRPPSNSDLLCVYVGTGVQFLGMVLVTMIFAVFGFLSPSNRGGLMTAMLLLWVFMGIFAGYASARLYKMFKGAEWKKLAFRTACMFPGIVFAIFFVLNAIIWGQKSSGAVPFGTMFALVLMWFGISVPLVFVGGYVGFKKPAIEDPVRTNKIPRQIPEQAWYMNPTFSILIGGILPFGAVFIELFFILTSIWLNQFYYIFGFLFLVFIILLITCAEITIVLCYFQLCSEDYLWWWRSYLTSGSSALYLFLYATFYFFTKLEITKLVSGLLYFGYMLIASYAFFVLTGSIGFYACFWFTRLIYSSVKID, encoded by the exons ATGGAGTCTCGATCCAGATCTATGCACAAGTTGACCGCCAAGATATGTTCGTTTCTCTTCCTCTTTCTGGCCCACGCTGCTCACTGCTTCTACCTTCCCGGTGTCGCCCCCGAAGACTTCCAGAAG GGAGATCTTTTGAAGGTGAAAGTGAACAAATTGACGTCTATAAAGACTCAGCTTCCTTATTCATACTATTCGCTTCCTTTTTGCCCACCTAAAAAGATAGTTGACAGCACTGAGAATCTTGGAGAAGTGCTTCGTGGTGATCGAATTGAAAACTCTCCTTATGTG TTTAAAATGCGAGATCCACAAATGTGTACTGTTCTTTGCCGCATTACACTTGATGCCAAAACTGCAAAGCAGTTTAAGGAGAAGATTGATGATGAATATCGAGTCAATAT GATACTGGATAACCTCCCCCTTGTTGTTCCCATTAGAAGATCAGATCAGGACTCTTCTACTGTTTATCAGCTTGGCTACCATGTTGGGCTCAAAGGCCAATACAGTGGG AGCAAGGAAGACAGATATTTCATTCACAACCATTTAGCATTTACTGTCAAGTATCATAGGGATCCACAAACTGACTCTGCTAGAATTGTGGGTTTTCAGGTTAAACCATACAG TATTAAACATGAATATGAGGGGAAATGGAATGAAAAAAGTCGTTTAACAACATGCGATCCCCATAATAAACGCACAGTTGTTAGTTCTAACACTCCTCAAGAAGTTGAAGCAAAAAAGGAGATAATATTCACCTATGATGTGGAATACCAG GAGAGTGATGTGAAGTGGGCATCTAGGTGGGATGCATATCTTTTAATGAATGATGACCAAATACACTGGTTCTCAATTGTCAATTCTTTGATGATTGTTCTCTTCCTTTCGGGAATGGTAGCAATGATCATGCTAAGGACACTATACCGTGACATTTCTAGGTATAACGAACTTGAGACTCAGGAAGAAGCCCAAGAAGAGACAGGATGGAAGCTTGTCCATGGGGATGTTTTCAGGCCTCCATCTAATTCTGATCTACTCTGTGTCTATGTTGGCACCGGTGTTCAATTTTTGGGCATGGTACTTGTTACCATGATCTTTGCTGTTTTTGGATTTCTTTCCCCTTCAAACCGAGGTGGTCTGATGACAGCTATGCTTTTACTTTGGGTCTTCATGGGCATTTTTGCTGGCTATGCTTCTGCCCGTCTGTACAAAATGTTTAAAGGAGCAGAATGGAAGAAATTAGCTTTTAGGACTGCGTGCATGTTCCCAGGCATTGTCTTTGCCATCTTCTTTGTCTTAAATGCAATTATATGGGGCCAGAAGTCTTCTGGGGCCGTGCCATTTGGGACAATGTTTGCTCTGGTCCTCATGTGGTTCGGAATTTCAGTTCCACTTGTTTTTGTGGGTGGTTATGTTGGGTTCAAGAAGCCAGCAATTGAGGATCCTGTGAGGACAAACAAAATCCCAAGGCAAATCCCAGAGCAAGCTTGGTATATGAACCCAACTTTCTCTATTCTGATCGGAGGAATACTTCCTTTCGGAGCTGTTTTCATCGAGCTGTTCTTCATTCTCACCTCAATCTGGCTGAACCAGTTCTACTACATCTTTGGTTTCCTGTTCTTGGTATTCATTATCCTCCTAATCACTTGTGCTGAAATAACCATTGTGCTTTGCTACTTCCAATTATGCAGTGAAGATTATCTGTGGTGGTGGAGATCATATCTCACATCCGGCTCCTCGGCTTTGTACCTCTTCCTCTACGCTACATTCTATTTCTTCACAAAGCTTGAGATCACTAAGCTGGTTTCGGGGCTCCTATACTTTGGGTACATGCTAATTGCTTCGTATGCATTTTTTGTGCTAACGGGCAGCATCGGATTTTATGCTTGCTTTTGGTTCACGAGACTTATCTACTCATCTGTCAAGATCGATTAG
- the LOC105772588 gene encoding LOW QUALITY PROTEIN: transmembrane 9 superfamily member 9 (The sequence of the model RefSeq protein was modified relative to this genomic sequence to represent the inferred CDS: inserted 1 base in 1 codon), translated as MESGSRSMNRLTATIIWPILFLFMIHAAHCFYLPGVSPEDFQKGDPLKVKVNKLTSIKTQLPYSYYSLPFCPPKKIVDSAENLGEVLRGDRIENSPYVFKMREPHMCTVLCRITLDAKTAKQFKEKIDDEYRVNMILDNLPLVVPVRRLDQDSSTVYQLGYHVGLKGQYSGSKEEKYFIHNHLAFTVKYHRDPQTDSARIVGFEVKPYSIKHEYEGKWNEKSRLTTCDPHNKRTVVNSNTPQEVEAKKEIIFTYDVEYQESDVKWASRWDAYLLMNDDQIHWFSIVNSLMIVLFLSGMVAMIMLRTLYRDISRYNELETQEEAQEETGWKLVHGDVFRPPSNSDLLCVYVGTGVQXLGMVLVTMIFAVFGFLSPSNRGGLMTAMLLLWVFMGIFAGYASARLYKMFKGAEWKKLAFRTACMFPGIVFAIFFVLNAIIWGQKSSGAVPFGTMFALVLMWFGISVPLVFVGGYVGFKKPAIEDPVKTNKIPRQIPEQAWYMNPTFSILIGGILPFGAVFIELFFILTSIWLNQFYYIFGFLFLVFIILLITCAEITIVLCYFQLCSEDYLWWWRSYLTSGSSALYLFLYATFYFFTKLEITKLVSGLLYFGYMLIASYAFFVLTGTIGFYACFWFTRLIYSSVKID; from the exons ATGGAATCTGGATCCAGATCTATGAACCGATTAACTGCCACCATCATTTGGCCGATTCTCTTCCTCTTCATGATCCATGCCGCTCACTGCTTCTACCTCCCCGGTGTTTCCCCCGAGGACTTCCAGAAG GGAGATCCTTTGAAGGTGAAAGTGAACAAATTGACATCTATAAAGACTCAACTTCCTTACTCGTACTATTCGCTTCCTTTTTGTCCACCTAAAAAGATTGTTGACAGTGCGGAGAATCTTGGGGAAGTGCTTCGTGGTGACCGAATTGAAAACTCTCCTTATGTG TTTAAAATGCGAGAGCCACATATGTGTACTGTTCTTTGCCGCATTACACTTGATGCCAAAACTGCAAAGCAATTTAAGGAGAAGATTGATGATGAATATCGAGTCAATAT GATACTGGATAACCTTCCCCTTGTTGTCCCCGTTAGAAGATTAGATCAGGATTCTTCTACTGTTTATCAGCTTGGCTACCATGTTGGGCTCAAAGGCCAATATAGTGGG AGCAAGGAAGAGAAATATTTCATTCACAACCATTTAGCATTTACTGTCAAATATCATAGGGATCCGCAAACTGACTCTGCTAGAATTGTGGGTTTTGAGGTTAAACCATACAG TATTAAACATGAATATGAGGGGAAATGGAATGAAAAAAGTCGTTTAACAACATGCGACCCCCATAATAAACGCACAGTTGTTAATTCTAACACTCCTCAAGAAGTTGAAGCAAAAAAGGAGATAATATTCACCTATGATGTTGAATACCAG GAGAGTGATGTGAAGTGGGCATCTAGGTGGGATGCATATCTTTTAATGAATGATGACCAAATACACTGGTTCTCAATTGTCAATTCTTTGATGATTGTTCTCTTCCTTTCGGGAATGGTAGCAATGATCATGCTAAGGACACTATACCGTGACATTTCTAGGTATAACGAACTTGAGACTCAGGAAGAAGCCCAAGAAGAGACAGGATGGAAGCTTGTCCATGGGGATGTTTTCAGGCCTCCATCTAATTCTGATCTACTCTGTGTCTATGTTGGCACCGGTGTTC TTTTGGGCATGGTACTTGTTACCATGATCTTTGCTGTTTTTGGATTTCTTTCCCCTTCAAACCGAGGTGGTCTGATGACAGCTATGCTTTTACTTTGGGTCTTCATGGGCATTTTTGCTGGCTATGCTTCTGCCCGTCTGTACAAAATGTTTAAAGGAGCAGAATGGAAGAAATTAGCTTTTAGGACTGCGTGCATGTTCCCAGGCATTGTCTTTGCCATCTTCTTTGTCTTAAATGCAATTATATGGGGCCAGAAGTCTTCTGGGGCCGTGCCATTTGGAACAATGTTTGCTCTGGTCCTCATGTGGTTTGGAATTTCAGTTCCACTTGTTTTTGTGGGTGGTTACGTTGGGTTCAAGAAGCCAGCAATTGAGGATCCTGTGAAGACGAACAAAATCCCAAGGCAAATTCCAGAGCAAGCTTGGTATATGAACCCGACTTTTTCTATTCTGATCGGAGGAATACTTCCATTCGGAGCTGTTTTCATCGAGCTGTTCTTCATTCTCACCTCAATCTGGCTGAACCAGTTCTACTACATCTTTGGTTTCCTGTTCTTGGTATTCATTATCCTCCTTATCACTTGTGCTGAAATAACCATTGTGCTTTGCTACTTCCAATTATGCAGTGAAGATTATCTGTGGTGGTGGAGATCATATCTCACATCCGGCTCCTCGGCTTTGTACCTCTTCCTCTACGCTACATTCTATTTCTTCACAAAGCTTGAGATCACTAAGCTGGTTTCGGGGCTCCTATACTTTGGGTACATGCTAATCgcttcatatgcattttttGTGCTAACGGGCACCATCGGATTTTATGCGTGCTTTTGGTTCACAAGACTTATCTACTCATCTGTCAAGATTGATTAG
- the LOC105772900 gene encoding probable steroid-binding protein 3 — protein MDLTPQQLIQFNGSDPSKPIYVAINGRIYDVTAGKSFYGPGGAYAMFAGKDASRALAKMSKNEEDVCPNLDGLSEKEMDVLNDWVKKFEAKYPVVGRVVS, from the coding sequence ATGGATCTTACACCTCAGCAACTTATCCAATTCAACGGCTCCGACCCATCCAAGCCCATCTACGTTGCAATCAATGGTCGCATCTACGATGTCACCGCCGGCAAATCCTTCTACGGTCCTGGTGGTGCCTACGCCATGTTCGCCGGCAAAGATGCCAGCAGAGCTCTTGCAAAGATGAGCAAGAACGAAGAAGATGTCTGTCCCAACCTTGACGGCCTCTCTGAAAAGGAGATGGATGTCCTTAACGATTGGGTCAAGAAATTTGAAGCTAAGTACCCTGTTGTCGGCCGCGTTGTCTCTTGA